One genomic segment of Chitinophaga sancti includes these proteins:
- a CDS encoding aldehyde dehydrogenase: protein MSIENIYQVQQAFFASGATLSYAYRRKQLKLLKKAIKRYERRIMAALHADLHKPPMEAFGSEVGLVYGEIKYCLTHLKRWMRPESVSSPFMLYPSKSKIHRSPLGQTLIIGPWNYPFSLIITPLIGAIAGGNCAILKPSEMAPNTAAVIITLIQDTFAPAYITVVDGEGSEVIPELMKHRFDHVFFTGSTNVGKKVLEMAAPHLTPVTLELGGKSPCVVDDKVDIQIAAKRIIWGKYFNAGQTCIAPDYVLVHAKVKEDLIAAMKKTIISYYGENPALSKHYARIISKKRFDTLHRYLSKGKILYGGDTDPSSLYIGPTLMENAAIDDEIFGPILPIMTYEHLGDAIQYIKQHPTPLSLYVFTNRSSTEKTLIEQLRFGGGCVNNVLGHYTNVELPFGGVGYSGMGQYHGKYNFLTFTHAKAVMKTGTWLDIKLKYPPYRGLGFLKRLMK from the coding sequence ATGAGCATTGAAAATATTTATCAGGTACAGCAGGCCTTTTTTGCCTCCGGCGCTACGCTTTCTTACGCTTATCGCCGTAAGCAGCTGAAGCTGCTAAAAAAGGCTATAAAGCGCTACGAGCGTCGTATCATGGCTGCCCTGCATGCCGATTTACACAAGCCTCCTATGGAAGCCTTCGGCAGCGAGGTGGGGTTGGTGTACGGGGAAATCAAGTACTGCTTAACACACCTGAAACGCTGGATGCGACCGGAATCCGTAAGCAGTCCATTCATGCTCTATCCTTCCAAAAGTAAAATTCATCGCTCTCCACTGGGCCAGACCCTCATCATTGGCCCCTGGAATTATCCTTTCAGTCTGATCATTACCCCACTCATCGGCGCCATTGCCGGTGGTAACTGCGCGATTCTGAAACCATCAGAAATGGCGCCTAATACAGCTGCTGTAATTATCACGCTTATACAGGATACCTTCGCCCCTGCCTATATCACCGTTGTAGATGGAGAAGGCAGTGAAGTGATTCCGGAGTTAATGAAACACAGGTTCGATCATGTATTCTTCACCGGCAGCACGAATGTGGGTAAGAAAGTATTGGAAATGGCGGCACCTCACCTCACCCCTGTTACACTGGAACTGGGTGGCAAATCTCCCTGTGTGGTAGATGATAAGGTGGATATACAGATAGCTGCCAAAAGAATCATTTGGGGCAAGTACTTTAATGCCGGCCAAACCTGCATAGCACCAGATTATGTACTGGTGCACGCCAAGGTAAAAGAGGACCTCATCGCTGCCATGAAAAAGACCATCATCAGCTATTATGGGGAAAATCCGGCCCTCAGTAAACACTATGCCCGGATCATCAGCAAAAAGCGATTCGATACCCTCCATAGGTACCTGTCAAAAGGTAAAATTCTGTATGGTGGAGATACTGATCCTTCCTCTTTGTACATCGGCCCTACCCTCATGGAAAATGCAGCAATCGACGATGAAATATTCGGCCCCATCCTGCCCATCATGACTTACGAACACCTGGGCGATGCCATTCAGTATATCAAACAGCATCCAACTCCACTATCACTCTATGTTTTCACAAATAGAAGCAGTACGGAAAAGACGCTCATCGAGCAGTTGAGATTTGGGGGTGGTTGTGTAAACAATGTACTAGGGCATTACACCAATGTAGAACTCCCCTTTGGTGGGGTGGGATACAGCGGTATGGGACAATACCATGGCAAATACAACTTCCTGACCTTTACCCATGCCAAAGCCGTGATGAAAACTGGTACCTGGCTGGATATAAAGCTGAAATACCCTCCTTATCGCGGGTTAGGGTTTCTGAAAAGGCTCATGAAATAA
- a CDS encoding PDZ domain-containing protein, giving the protein MNKLLQKIALAGFTCLAFSMAYAQEPAPKGEKLGEYDEIIIKRNSNKDGKVTVEIKDGNVLVDGEKLESYKDGDISVYRRKIRPMDGNNFNFNMPQHRSMQFFSEGPDNIRPGKALLGVLTEKKEAAGATVKDVSKESPADKAGLKVGDVITKVDADKIEEPKDLFEKIGKHEPGDKVTVTYLRDKKESTATVTLDERKQPEFGFNRGRDDNDGPEDFFRMMPPNGGGRFDFREDEDGEDYRGVPRSFNRDDRRENDVKLGLSVQDTEDGNGAVVLAITPGSAAEKAGFKPKDIITSLAGTSISSTRDVTNAYRENKNKGTVDVQVKRDGKTQTLQVKIPKRLHKADL; this is encoded by the coding sequence ATGAATAAGCTCTTACAAAAAATCGCTTTAGCGGGTTTTACCTGCCTTGCCTTTAGTATGGCCTACGCACAGGAGCCAGCACCCAAGGGCGAAAAACTGGGTGAGTACGACGAGATCATTATCAAAAGAAACAGCAATAAGGACGGAAAAGTAACAGTTGAAATCAAGGATGGTAATGTGTTGGTAGATGGCGAAAAACTGGAATCCTACAAGGATGGAGACATCTCTGTATACCGCCGCAAGATCCGTCCGATGGATGGCAATAACTTCAACTTTAACATGCCGCAACACCGTAGCATGCAGTTCTTCAGTGAAGGACCTGACAACATTCGCCCAGGCAAAGCGCTGCTGGGTGTACTGACTGAAAAGAAAGAAGCTGCAGGTGCGACTGTGAAAGATGTGTCTAAAGAAAGTCCTGCTGATAAAGCTGGGTTGAAAGTTGGTGATGTGATCACAAAAGTAGATGCTGATAAGATCGAAGAGCCCAAAGATTTGTTTGAGAAAATTGGTAAGCATGAACCTGGCGATAAAGTGACTGTGACCTACCTGCGTGATAAGAAAGAAAGCACTGCGACCGTGACGCTGGATGAAAGAAAGCAACCTGAATTTGGTTTCAACCGTGGTCGTGATGACAATGATGGGCCGGAAGATTTCTTCCGTATGATGCCGCCAAATGGTGGTGGTCGTTTTGACTTCCGTGAAGATGAGGATGGAGAAGACTATCGTGGTGTGCCACGTAGTTTTAACAGGGATGACCGTCGTGAAAATGATGTGAAACTGGGTCTGTCTGTACAAGACACTGAAGATGGAAATGGCGCTGTGGTACTGGCTATAACCCCAGGTTCTGCCGCAGAAAAAGCAGGTTTTAAACCTAAAGATATCATCACCTCCCTTGCTGGAACGAGCATCAGTTCTACCCGCGATGTGACAAATGCTTATAGGGAAAATAAAAATAAGGGCACTGTAGATGTACAGGTAAAGAGAGATGGAAAAACACAGACCTTACAGGTGAAAATACCAAAGAGATTGCATAAAGCGGATTTATAG
- the alaS gene encoding alanine--tRNA ligase codes for MTASEIRRQFLEFFKSKGHHVVPSAPIVVKNDPTLLFTNAGMNQFKDYFLGNQTPAWTRVADTQKCLRVSGKHNDLEEVGIDTYHHTMFEMLGNWSFGDYFKEEAIAWSWELLTEVYKLPKDRLYVTVFEGDKKENLEKDQEAYDFWKKHVAEDRILLGNKKDNFWEMGDTGPCGPCSEIHVDCRPDEERKLVEGATLVNKDNPQVIEIWNNVFMQFNRLKDKSLEPLPAKHVDTGMGFERLVRVIQGKFSNYDTDVFSGTIGFIEKLTGAKYEATDSKKDVTFRVLADHIRAICFTIADDQLPSNTGAGYVIRRILRRAVRYYFTYLDYKKPLLHELVPVLAQQFETVFPELQKQVDFVKKVIFEEENNFLRTLDSGIRRIEDIMVANVATKSIDGKTAFELLDTYGFPFDLTNLIATEKGFSVDEKGFEAAMKEQKDRSRAATELDMGDWTILEDSGTTFVGYSLDTTHTKVTKYRKIKAKGKEQYQLVLSQTPFYAESGGQVGDTGTLDFDGEKISVTYTKKENDLIVHFTDKLPATINTTVTATINKDKRQQTTLNHSATHLLHAALRQVLGTHVAQKGSLVTPEALRFDFSHFAKVTDEELAQIEDIVNEKIRANIPVVIQELPKEEAMKLGAMALFGEKYGDIVRVVIMDPNYSVEFCGGTHIGNTGELGLFKFLSEGAVAAGVRRIEGVTGAHALAFVNEQLQQLKEVKAALKNPKEPVKAVETLIADKASLEKQLEVFEQEKVKQLAAGLLEKAEKVNGINFIGSVVSVNSADALKQLCFQLKTELTDYVFVFAANVGGKANVAVMIADNLVADKGLEAPKIIKEKISGLIKGGGGGQKSFASAGGQETDKLDQVIKAVKELL; via the coding sequence ATGACTGCTTCCGAGATTCGCCGGCAATTCCTGGAGTTTTTTAAATCCAAAGGGCACCATGTAGTGCCATCCGCTCCTATCGTGGTTAAGAACGACCCGACCCTGCTGTTTACCAACGCGGGTATGAACCAGTTCAAAGACTACTTCCTGGGCAACCAGACCCCGGCCTGGACAAGGGTCGCGGATACGCAGAAGTGCCTGCGCGTAAGCGGAAAACACAATGACCTGGAGGAAGTGGGTATCGATACCTATCACCATACCATGTTCGAAATGTTGGGTAACTGGAGTTTTGGTGACTACTTCAAGGAGGAAGCCATCGCGTGGAGCTGGGAGCTGCTCACAGAAGTGTATAAGCTGCCGAAAGACCGTTTGTATGTAACTGTATTTGAAGGAGATAAGAAGGAAAACCTGGAAAAAGACCAGGAAGCCTACGACTTCTGGAAAAAACATGTAGCAGAAGACCGTATCCTGCTGGGTAACAAAAAAGACAACTTCTGGGAAATGGGCGATACCGGTCCTTGTGGCCCTTGTTCCGAAATTCACGTTGACTGCCGCCCTGATGAAGAACGTAAACTGGTGGAAGGCGCTACCCTCGTGAACAAAGACAATCCACAGGTGATCGAGATCTGGAACAACGTATTCATGCAGTTCAACCGCCTGAAAGACAAGAGCCTGGAACCACTGCCAGCTAAGCACGTGGATACAGGTATGGGCTTTGAACGCCTGGTACGGGTGATCCAGGGTAAATTCTCCAACTACGATACAGACGTATTTTCAGGTACTATTGGTTTTATCGAAAAACTGACTGGCGCTAAATACGAGGCTACCGACAGCAAAAAGGATGTTACTTTCCGTGTGCTGGCAGACCATATTCGCGCTATCTGCTTTACAATTGCAGACGATCAGCTGCCTTCCAATACAGGAGCAGGTTATGTAATACGCCGTATCCTGCGTAGAGCTGTTAGATATTACTTCACTTACCTGGATTATAAAAAGCCATTGCTGCATGAACTGGTACCTGTACTGGCTCAGCAGTTTGAGACCGTATTCCCTGAACTGCAAAAGCAGGTTGACTTTGTGAAGAAAGTGATCTTCGAAGAAGAAAATAATTTCCTCCGCACCCTGGATAGCGGTATACGCCGTATTGAAGACATTATGGTGGCAAACGTGGCTACCAAATCTATCGATGGTAAAACGGCTTTCGAATTGCTGGATACCTATGGCTTCCCTTTTGACCTCACCAACCTGATAGCTACTGAAAAGGGCTTCAGCGTGGATGAAAAAGGTTTTGAAGCTGCTATGAAAGAACAAAAGGATCGTTCCCGCGCCGCTACCGAACTGGATATGGGCGACTGGACCATCCTCGAAGACAGCGGTACCACCTTTGTAGGTTACAGCCTGGATACCACCCATACCAAAGTAACCAAATACCGTAAAATCAAAGCTAAAGGCAAGGAACAATACCAGCTCGTACTAAGCCAGACCCCTTTCTACGCTGAGAGTGGCGGACAGGTGGGCGATACCGGTACCCTGGATTTCGATGGTGAAAAGATCAGCGTAACCTATACCAAAAAAGAAAACGACCTCATCGTTCACTTTACCGACAAGCTGCCTGCTACTATCAATACCACAGTCACCGCGACTATCAATAAAGATAAACGCCAGCAGACTACCCTGAACCACTCTGCTACCCACCTCCTGCATGCTGCCCTGCGCCAGGTACTGGGTACACACGTAGCACAGAAAGGCTCGCTGGTAACCCCTGAAGCCCTCCGCTTCGACTTCTCTCACTTTGCAAAAGTGACTGACGAAGAACTGGCGCAGATCGAAGACATCGTGAATGAAAAGATCCGCGCTAATATCCCTGTCGTAATACAGGAACTACCTAAAGAAGAAGCAATGAAACTGGGCGCTATGGCCCTGTTCGGCGAAAAATACGGCGATATTGTACGCGTGGTGATCATGGATCCAAACTACTCTGTTGAATTCTGTGGTGGTACCCACATTGGTAATACCGGCGAACTGGGTCTCTTCAAATTCCTCTCTGAAGGTGCAGTAGCTGCAGGTGTACGCCGTATTGAAGGTGTAACCGGCGCTCATGCACTGGCTTTTGTAAATGAACAACTGCAACAGCTGAAAGAGGTGAAAGCAGCCCTGAAAAATCCGAAAGAACCAGTAAAGGCTGTTGAAACCCTGATCGCTGACAAAGCTAGTCTGGAAAAACAACTGGAAGTATTTGAACAGGAAAAGGTAAAACAACTTGCTGCAGGTCTGCTGGAAAAAGCGGAGAAAGTAAACGGCATCAACTTCATCGGTAGTGTAGTAAGCGTGAACAGCGCCGACGCACTGAAGCAACTGTGTTTCCAGCTGAAAACAGAACTGACTGATTATGTATTTGTCTTCGCTGCCAATGTAGGTGGTAAAGCAAACGTAGCAGTGATGATCGCTGATAATTTAGTGGCTGACAAAGGACTGGAAGCACCTAAAATTATCAAGGAGAAAATTTCCGGCCTCATCAAAGGTGGCGGCGGAGGTCAGAAATCCTTCGCATCTGCCGGTGGTCAGGAAACTGATAAGCTGGATCAGGTGATCAAAGCAGTAAAAGAGCTACTCTAA